From the genome of Halostella limicola, one region includes:
- a CDS encoding alkaline phosphatase family protein — translation MTPPSNRGPDDGTAEAERVVVLDVVGLRADHLESMPNLAELLDGTAADLRPRFPALTVPAQTTIATGRSPRTHGDVASGEYDRETDEAAFWERDRDGRTRLWEAATEKTDLTTGAFFFQHLIGTSADVAVTPSPIEDENNDLVEMNCWTNPDGFYDDLREELGHFPLHRYWGPGANEESTEWILDAARESVRRYDPDMLWVYVPHLDYAGLRDGAGSDVLQAALETVDGMFEEFLDALRTDGRWDETAVAVCSEYGFHDVDTPVFPNRALRAAGLLATADDGDVDLAESAAFAMVDHQVAHVYADDGVLPAVRDVLEPLSGIAEILDDDGKQARAVDHEDAGDLVLIAERDAWFQYYWWPDGGERPPYATDMDIHAKPGFDPCELFVGESGLASLDPSKVGGSHGRVDKDTLPLFGLGGPAAPDASLPETVDVRSVAPTVADLLGIGDDVGGGFERESVLPAALPHSQS, via the coding sequence GTGACTCCCCCATCGAATCGCGGCCCGGACGACGGAACGGCCGAGGCGGAACGCGTCGTGGTCCTCGACGTCGTGGGGCTGCGAGCGGACCACCTCGAATCGATGCCGAACCTCGCCGAGTTGCTCGACGGGACCGCCGCGGACCTGCGCCCGCGGTTCCCCGCGCTGACGGTCCCGGCGCAGACGACCATCGCGACGGGCCGGTCGCCGCGGACCCACGGCGACGTGGCGAGCGGCGAGTACGACAGGGAGACCGACGAGGCGGCCTTCTGGGAGCGTGACCGCGACGGGCGGACCCGGCTCTGGGAGGCGGCGACCGAGAAGACGGACCTGACCACCGGTGCGTTCTTCTTCCAGCACCTGATCGGGACCTCGGCCGACGTCGCCGTGACGCCGTCGCCGATAGAGGACGAGAACAACGACCTGGTCGAGATGAACTGCTGGACGAACCCGGACGGGTTCTACGACGACCTCCGGGAGGAGCTCGGCCACTTCCCGCTGCACCGCTACTGGGGGCCGGGCGCGAACGAGGAGAGCACCGAGTGGATCCTTGACGCCGCCCGAGAGAGCGTTCGGCGGTACGACCCCGACATGTTGTGGGTGTACGTCCCCCACCTCGACTACGCCGGCCTGCGCGACGGGGCCGGATCGGACGTCCTGCAAGCGGCCCTCGAAACCGTCGACGGCATGTTCGAGGAGTTCCTCGACGCGCTCCGGACGGACGGCCGCTGGGACGAGACGGCGGTCGCCGTCTGCAGCGAGTACGGGTTCCACGACGTCGACACACCCGTCTTCCCGAACCGAGCGCTCAGAGCGGCCGGCCTGCTCGCGACGGCCGACGACGGCGACGTGGACCTGGCGGAGTCCGCGGCGTTCGCCATGGTCGACCACCAGGTCGCGCACGTCTACGCCGACGACGGCGTCCTGCCGGCGGTCCGCGACGTCCTCGAACCGCTCTCCGGTATCGCCGAGATCCTCGACGACGACGGCAAGCAAGCGCGGGCGGTCGACCACGAGGACGCTGGCGACCTCGTCCTGATCGCCGAGCGCGACGCCTGGTTCCAGTACTACTGGTGGCCCGACGGCGGAGAGCGACCGCCGTACGCGACCGACATGGACATCCACGCGAAACCCGGGTTCGATCCGTGCGAGCTGTTCGTCGGGGAGTCGGGACTGGCGTCGCTGGACCCGTCGAAGGTCGGCGGGTCCCACGGTCGCGTCGACAAGGATACCCTCCCGCTGTTCGGCCTGGGCGGACCGGCCGCGCCCGACGCGTCGCTCCCCGAGACAGTCGACGTGCGGTCGGTCGCCCCGACCGTCGCGGACCTGCTCGGGATCGGAGACGACGTCGGCGGAGGGTTCGAACGGGAGTCCGTCCTCCCGGCGGCCCTGCCTCACTCCCAGTCGTAG
- a CDS encoding TatD family hydrolase, which yields MRIIDPHMHMVSRSADDYERARRAGIECCIEPAFWSGTDKRHAESFFDYFEHIIDFETDRAERTAGVDHYATIGLEPKEANYPEMAERVLERLPEYLDRENVVGVGEIGLDQGTEAEEWAFREQLRMAEERELPVIVHTPHTDKPEGTERLVEMIQEEDVTEERILIDHNTENTIDISLRTDCWIGFTLYPGKIPAETAIDLLEEYGTDKMIFNSAADWDPSDPLAVPKARDRMLDRGWDREEVRKVVFENPYRFFDRSPNFDYEP from the coding sequence ATGCGGATAATCGACCCCCACATGCACATGGTGTCGCGCTCCGCGGACGACTACGAGCGCGCCCGGCGGGCCGGCATCGAGTGCTGCATCGAACCGGCGTTCTGGAGCGGGACGGACAAGCGCCACGCGGAGTCGTTCTTCGACTACTTCGAGCACATCATCGACTTCGAGACCGACCGCGCGGAGCGGACGGCCGGCGTCGACCACTACGCCACCATCGGACTGGAACCGAAGGAGGCGAACTACCCCGAGATGGCCGAGCGGGTCCTCGAACGCCTCCCGGAGTACCTCGACCGCGAGAACGTCGTCGGCGTCGGCGAGATCGGCCTCGACCAGGGGACCGAGGCCGAGGAGTGGGCGTTCCGCGAGCAGCTGCGGATGGCCGAGGAGCGGGAACTACCCGTCATCGTCCACACGCCGCACACCGACAAGCCCGAAGGCACCGAGCGTCTCGTCGAGATGATCCAGGAAGAGGACGTGACCGAGGAGCGGATCCTCATCGACCACAACACGGAGAACACGATCGACATCTCGCTCCGGACGGACTGCTGGATCGGCTTCACCCTGTACCCCGGCAAGATTCCCGCCGAGACAGCGATCGACCTGCTGGAGGAGTACGGCACGGACAAGATGATCTTCAACAGCGCCGCCGACTGGGACCCCTCGGACCCGCTCGCGGTGCCGAAGGCGCGGGACCGGATGCTGGACAGGGGGTGGGACCGCGAGGAGGTGCGGAAGGTCGTCTTCGAGAACCCGTACCGGTTCTTCGACCGCTCTCCGAACTTCGACTACGAGCCATGA
- a CDS encoding sugar phosphate isomerase/epimerase family protein, with the protein MKFGFSTNAFREYDLDETIEVLADAGYDGVELLLDEPHLYASEADEESIGAVEDALDRHGLAVSNCNAFMLTAIESIHRPSFIEPGTSYRRRRIEYTLDALDVAAALDVPHVSIEPGGPIPEDKSREWAMETFLDGLREVAAKAESVGVDVLVEPEPDLLIETPEQFLDLVERVDSPRVKCNFDAGHFFCVGEDPAELVEMLGEYSPHYHIEDIPADRTHEHTQLGDGAMDVDGFLTALDDSGYDGFVTVELYPYQETAAETARGAMRFLEERGWA; encoded by the coding sequence ATGAAGTTCGGCTTCTCCACCAACGCCTTCCGGGAGTACGACCTCGACGAGACGATCGAGGTCCTCGCCGACGCGGGGTACGACGGCGTCGAACTCCTGCTCGACGAACCGCACCTCTACGCCTCCGAGGCCGACGAGGAGTCGATCGGGGCGGTCGAAGACGCGCTCGATCGGCACGGCCTCGCCGTCAGCAACTGCAACGCGTTCATGCTGACTGCGATCGAGAGCATCCACCGGCCCTCGTTTATCGAGCCCGGAACGTCGTACCGACGCCGCCGGATCGAGTATACGCTCGACGCGCTCGACGTCGCAGCCGCGCTCGACGTGCCGCACGTCTCCATCGAGCCCGGCGGACCGATCCCGGAGGACAAGTCCCGCGAGTGGGCGATGGAGACGTTCCTCGACGGCCTCCGCGAGGTCGCCGCGAAGGCTGAGTCCGTCGGCGTCGACGTGCTGGTCGAACCCGAACCGGACCTGCTGATAGAGACGCCCGAGCAGTTCCTCGACCTCGTCGAGCGCGTCGACTCGCCGCGGGTCAAGTGCAACTTCGACGCCGGGCACTTCTTCTGCGTCGGCGAGGACCCCGCGGAGCTGGTCGAGATGCTCGGTGAGTACTCCCCCCACTACCACATCGAGGACATCCCCGCCGACCGGACGCACGAGCACACGCAGCTCGGCGACGGCGCGATGGACGTCGACGGCTTCCTGACCGCGCTCGACGACAGCGGCTACGACGGGTTCGTCACCGTGGAACTGTACCCCTACCAGGAGACCGCCGCGGAGACGGCGCGCGGGGCGATGCGGTTCCTCGAAGAGCGCGGGTGGGCGTAG
- a CDS encoding Lrp/AsnC family transcriptional regulator, whose protein sequence is MDEKDVRILKAMEDLETTSTDAVSDATGIPVSTIHYRLNNLREAGVVRNDRLDVDLDELGLGVTILVEVFTKDDRSHTESGEAIADIEGVTKVFFTMGGTDFIALARLPDSDAVERLVSDFEDLDEVARTNSTFVIERELDSHYPLQNYSAGTLVDELVDE, encoded by the coding sequence ATGGACGAGAAAGACGTTCGAATACTGAAGGCGATGGAAGACCTCGAAACGACGAGCACGGACGCGGTGAGCGACGCGACCGGGATCCCGGTCTCGACGATCCACTATCGACTCAACAACCTCCGGGAAGCGGGCGTCGTCCGGAACGACCGCCTGGACGTCGACCTCGACGAACTCGGGCTGGGCGTCACGATCCTCGTCGAGGTCTTTACCAAGGACGACCGGTCTCACACCGAAAGCGGCGAGGCGATCGCCGACATCGAGGGCGTGACCAAGGTGTTCTTCACAATGGGCGGCACGGACTTCATCGCGCTCGCGAGACTTCCCGACAGCGACGCCGTCGAGCGGCTCGTCTCGGACTTCGAGGACCTCGACGAGGTGGCGCGGACGAACTCCACCTTCGTCATCGAGCGCGAACTCGACAGCCACTATCCGCTGCAAAACTACTCTGCGGGGACGCTGGTCGACGAACTCGTCGACGAGTAG
- a CDS encoding DMT family transporter, whose amino-acid sequence MIAQHRTRLRVPAGLAIVGLGLLWGAGFPAIDVVVSQLPPLGAAGIRYAVSGGIVLAYAAATTDRLLPRARREVLGVAVVGGFVFGGYQGGLYVGTQYVSGAVAAVVTTMSPVVAALVAVPVLGESRGLSDVCGFCLGLAGVVVISQPSLGAAALPSRAIGVGLVFLGTALFAVGSVSVQLFDGDLPSEALQGWAMLVGAALLFGGAVLRGESVPPIRSMTPVGLGALLYITLVAGAGGYLLYFRLVRCVGATETTLVAYLEPVSATFVSVLVFGRSIEAATVVGFLAVAAGFTIVSRDTMRRAIAEIRAPGSNADLEPPDRGD is encoded by the coding sequence ATGATAGCGCAACACCGGACGCGGCTCCGCGTCCCGGCCGGCCTCGCCATCGTCGGACTCGGGCTCCTCTGGGGGGCCGGCTTCCCGGCTATCGACGTCGTCGTGTCGCAGTTGCCGCCGCTCGGCGCGGCGGGGATCCGATACGCCGTGTCCGGCGGTATCGTGCTCGCCTACGCGGCCGCCACGACCGACCGGCTGCTGCCGCGAGCGCGACGCGAAGTCCTCGGCGTCGCCGTCGTCGGCGGCTTCGTGTTCGGCGGGTATCAGGGCGGGCTCTACGTCGGCACGCAGTACGTCTCGGGAGCGGTCGCCGCGGTCGTGACGACGATGTCGCCGGTCGTGGCCGCGCTCGTCGCCGTTCCCGTCCTCGGCGAATCGCGGGGCCTGTCCGACGTCTGCGGGTTCTGTCTGGGGCTCGCCGGCGTCGTCGTCATCTCGCAGCCGTCGCTCGGGGCCGCGGCCCTCCCGTCGAGAGCCATCGGCGTCGGGCTCGTGTTCCTCGGAACGGCGCTGTTCGCCGTCGGCTCGGTCTCCGTTCAGCTCTTCGACGGGGACCTGCCGTCGGAAGCGCTGCAGGGATGGGCAATGCTCGTCGGCGCGGCCCTGCTGTTCGGCGGGGCCGTCCTCCGCGGGGAATCAGTGCCCCCCATCCGGTCCATGACGCCGGTCGGCCTCGGGGCGCTCCTGTACATCACGCTGGTCGCCGGCGCCGGGGGCTACCTCCTGTACTTCCGGCTGGTCCGGTGCGTCGGCGCGACGGAGACGACGCTCGTGGCGTATCTCGAACCCGTCTCGGCGACGTTCGTCTCGGTGCTCGTCTTCGGTCGATCGATCGAGGCCGCGACGGTCGTCGGGTTCCTCGCGGTCGCCGCGGGGTTCACGATCGTCAGTCGCGACACCATGCGGCGAGCTATCGCCGAGATCCGTGCGCCGGGCTCGAACGCGGACCTCGAACCGCCCGACCGCGGCGACTGA
- a CDS encoding M24 family metallopeptidase, which yields MENALERRTRRCQAEMEANDVVGVVLAAGSNMLYLSGFSDEPSERHLLLLLPRDGDPVFVAPTMYREQIEGESWVSDVRTWDDSTGPRPILESVLRDLPFDDGTVLLDDAMWATFVLDLRSLLPDATFGLASDVLDPLRMEKDDRELSAMREAGALTDEVSEAIRTMGADAVGMTERELADEIDRRLREAGASGPAFETIVGSGPNGAHPHHRRSDRVIEPGDPVVLDFGGSVDGYPADQTRTVVFDGSPPAEFEDVHETVHDALEAGVDAVEPGVTAESIDAAARSVIEEGGYGERFTHRTGHGVGLDVHEAPFITDGNETELRPGMVFSVEPGVYLPGEFGVRIEDLIVVTDDGCDRLNHSPRGWEPL from the coding sequence ATGGAGAACGCGCTGGAACGACGTACGCGCAGGTGTCAGGCGGAGATGGAGGCGAACGACGTCGTCGGGGTGGTCCTCGCGGCGGGGTCGAACATGCTGTACCTCTCCGGCTTCTCCGACGAACCGAGCGAGCGCCACCTGCTCCTGTTACTCCCGCGCGACGGCGACCCGGTCTTCGTCGCGCCGACCATGTACCGGGAACAGATCGAAGGGGAGAGCTGGGTCTCGGACGTGCGGACGTGGGACGACTCGACGGGTCCGCGACCGATTCTCGAATCGGTGCTCCGGGACCTCCCGTTCGACGACGGGACAGTCCTCCTCGACGACGCGATGTGGGCGACGTTCGTCCTCGATCTCCGGTCGCTGCTGCCCGACGCGACGTTCGGCCTCGCCAGCGACGTGCTCGACCCGCTCCGGATGGAGAAGGACGACCGCGAACTGTCCGCGATGCGCGAGGCGGGCGCGCTGACCGACGAGGTCAGCGAGGCGATCCGAACGATGGGGGCGGACGCCGTGGGGATGACCGAACGCGAACTCGCCGACGAGATCGACCGGCGACTCCGGGAAGCCGGTGCCTCGGGGCCGGCGTTCGAGACGATAGTCGGGTCGGGCCCCAACGGCGCTCACCCCCACCACAGGCGGAGCGACCGCGTCATCGAGCCCGGGGACCCCGTCGTGCTCGACTTCGGCGGCAGCGTCGACGGCTATCCCGCCGACCAGACCCGAACTGTGGTGTTCGACGGTTCGCCGCCGGCCGAGTTCGAGGACGTTCACGAGACCGTACACGACGCGCTGGAGGCTGGCGTCGACGCTGTCGAACCCGGAGTCACCGCGGAGTCTATCGACGCCGCCGCTCGGTCAGTGATCGAGGAGGGCGGCTACGGCGAGCGCTTCACTCACCGCACCGGTCACGGCGTCGGGTTGGACGTCCACGAGGCGCCGTTTATCACCGACGGGAACGAGACGGAACTGCGACCGGGGATGGTGTTCAGCGTCGAGCCCGGGGTGTACCTCCCCGGCGAGTTCGGCGTCCGCATCGAGGATCTGATCGTCGTCACGGACGACGGGTGCGACCGCCTGAACCACTCCCCCCGCGGGTGGGAACCGCTCTGA